Proteins found in one Plasmodium sp. gorilla clade G2 genome assembly, chromosome: 14 genomic segment:
- a CDS encoding ubiquitin carboxyl-terminal hydrolase isozyme L3, putative yields MAKNDIWTPLESNPDSLYLYSCKLGQSKLKFVDIYGFNNDLLDMIPQPVHAVIFLYPLNNNIVSENSTISTIDNQNSKENFDNVWFIKQYIPNSCGTIALLHLYGNLRNKFKLDKDSVLEDFFNKVNEMSAEKRGQELKNNKNIENLHHEFCGQVENREDILDVDTHFIVFVQVEGKLIELDGRKDHPTFHCFTNGDNFLYDTGKIIQDKFIEKCKDDLRFSALAVIPNDNFDII; encoded by the exons atggcaAAGAATGATATTTGGACACCTTTAGAGTCCAATCCtgattctttatatttatattcttgtAAACTTGGACAgtcaaaattaaaatttgttGACATCTATGGttttaataatgatttaTTGGATATg ATTCCACAACCTGTTCACGcggttatttttttatatcctttaaataataatata GTTTCTGAAAACAGTACCATTAGTACCATTGACAACCAAAATTCGAAAGAAAATTTTGATAACGTCTGGTTTATAAAacaa taCATTCCAAACTCCTGTGGAACAATAGCCTTGCTACATTTATACGGAAATTTAAGGAATAAATTCAAACTAg ataAGGATTCTGTTTTGGAggatttttttaataaagtcAATGAGATGTCTGCCGAAAAAAGAGGacag gaattgaaaaataacaaaaacaTCGAAAATTTACACCACGAATTTTGTGGACAAGTCGAGAATAGGGAAGATATTTTGGAT gTTGATACacattttattgtttttgtGCAAGTTGAAGGAAAGCTCATTGAATTG gatGGAAGGAAGGATCATCCTACTTTTCACTGTTTTACTAATGGAGATAATTTCTTATAT gATACtggaaaaataatacaagatAAGTTTATTGAAAAATGTAAAGATGATTTAAGATTTTCTGCATTGGCAGTAATACCCAACGATAACTttgatattatatga
- a CDS encoding inner membrane complex sub-compartment protein 3 codes for MGNLCCSNNDIKNSKSNIDIFQDNEIYGDNENWTLENWINKYKSGNSIKVAFPDGNEIQCNFKIFFKEKYFELSLDNKVRVIKFNDINCILHRNSCETLLESEQNLLKSPKVIGIRLISTLKAIAFSMDSPGEARIFNDFLQKYCLNA; via the coding sequence ATGGGAAATTTATGTTGtagtaataatgatataaaaaacagTAAAtcaaatatagatatatttcaGGACAATGAGATATATGGAGATAATGAAAATTGGACATTAGAAAATtggataaataaatacaagaGTGGAAATAGTATAAAGGTTGCATTTCCTGATGGTAATGAAATTCAATGTAATTTTAAGATTTTTttcaaagaaaaatattttgaattatCTTTAGATAACAAAGTACGagtaataaaatttaatgatataaattgtATACTTCATAGAAATAGTTGTGAAACATTATTAGAATCTgaacaaaatttattaaaatctcCTAAAGTTATAGGTATTCGTTTAATAAGTACACTTAAGGCTATAGCATTTTCTATGGACAGTCCAGGAGAAGCAAGAATCTTTAACGATTTCTTACAAAAATATTGTTTGAATGCataa
- a CDS encoding 60S ribosomal protein L27 encodes MGKLLKPGKVIIILNGRRAGKKAVIVNTYEGQTRERPYSYCLVAGIEKHPLKVNKKMSKKKIVKRSKVKAFIKCINVNHILPTRYQVANDFDLKSLASEDVLKSKNKKKEVKKLGKIFRDKFLEPVNKKTGEVSKDISFLHKKLYF; translated from the exons ATGGGAAAATT attAAAACCAGGAAAAgttatcataatattaaaCGGTCGTAGAGCTGGAAAAAAAGCAGTTATAGTAAACACATATGAAGGTCAAACACGTGAAAGACCATATAGTTACTGTTTAGTAGCTGGTATAGAAAAACACCCATTAAAagttaacaaaaaaatgtcCAAGAAAAAAATCGTAAAAAGATCAAAAGTTAAGGCCTTCATTAAATGTATTAACGTTAATCACATACTTCCAACAAG ATATCAAGTAGCTAATGATTTCGATCTTAAAAGTTTAGCATCTGAAGATGTTTTGAAatccaaaaataaaaagaaggaaGTAAAAAAATTGGGAAAAATATTCAGGGACAA aTTTTTGGAACCAGTTAACAAAAAAACAGGAGAGGTTTCCAAGGATATTTCCTTCTTACACAAAAAGTTGTACTTTTAA
- a CDS encoding snRNA-activating protein complex subunit 3, putative has product MDEGKYFSFQIPIPHFSIDSLFNKDDFDFYKIKYNDDASGLSEHSENDNSNNKEKQEEDCADYESENEKLFMKYLKNIVRKGNKMSNSNWECPEMNEEGQRIEERNEYVEKDKILEENNDDQCDENDQVFKNNNNNNNNNNNNNNNNNNHDINNNNNNNYDDDDDDGDNHRSYKKQRVYNKRDNKIIKKNLHLFEKYPNIPIKKELENQWIYQNVKSTFNIKKVKINKFKEECDKIKKRLKGKYYEENCEEKNFRSEEYKGDTCITNHNSTYKKEYIIKYYNYLIKILLSGIRNPNIDEIINHIVYYNCNNWQYKIDMNILKKIADINTNENKILNRTKCYIEWLPKMENNSFNKYQIISKLKEKTISKTFKLVCDFNNTLLKALYINQNLIHKYFTHDKNQIYNNNNNNNNNNNNTYNIIKNQSSNDIFIISVCFYHPIRGIKIAEYEILSNQTLANLTDVFFCFDTSNYGLPKCDGSLYFIDGILYPDLRSKNAVDYSTSIINFYKMKKMKTNFIKYPYKINQDQAILNQIEIPLFKKCCFLHQGTCEHRIVFNNIRQYNKLRDKHFSNYPLRTFKPNISNKYCISCHKNIAQKIVLDSYLLKENPSYMCNHCFDLFLMDKNNQPIDPSMKYFDYIDDV; this is encoded by the coding sequence atggATGAAGGTAAATATTTCTCTTTTCAAATACCTATTCCTCATTTTTCAATAGATTCCCTATTTAATAAAGACGATTTTGATttctacaaaataaaatataatgatgatgcAAGTGGCTTGTCAGAACATTcagaaaatgataattccaacaataaagaaaaacaagAAGAAGATTGTGCTGATTATGAGAGTGAAAATGAAAAGCTTTTTATGAAATatcttaaaaatattgtgAGGAAAGGAAATAAAATGAGTAATTCAAATTGGGAATGTCCTGAGATGAATGAAGAAGGGCAAAGGATAGAAGAAAGAAATGAATATGttgaaaaagataaaatattggaagaaaataatgatgatcaGTGTGATGAAAATGATCAAGTgttcaaaaataataataacaataataataacaataataataataataataataataataatcatgacatcaacaataataataataataattatgatgatgatgatgatgatggtGATAACCATAGgtcatataaaaaacaacGGGTATACAACAAAAgagataataaaattataaaaaagaatttacatctttttgaaaaatatccAAATATAccaataaaaaaagaattagaaaATCAATGGATCTATCAAAATGTGAAATCAACATTTAATAtcaaaaaagtaaaaattaataaatttaaagaagAATGTGATAAAATTAAGAAAAGACTAAAAGGCAAATATTATGAAGAAAACtgtgaagaaaaaaattttagaTCTGAAGAATATAAAGGAGATACATGTATAACAAATCATAATTCaacttataaaaaagaatatattataaaatattataattatcttataaaaatattattatcaggTATAAGAAATCCAAATATTGATGAAATCATTAATCATAtagtatattataattgtaataattggcaatataaaatagatatgaatattttaaaaaaaattgctGATATTAATACTAATGAaaacaaaattttaaatCGTACTAAATGTTATATTGAATGGTTGCCAAAAATGGAGAATAAtagttttaataaatatcaaatcatatcaaaattaaaagaaaaaactaTATCGAAAACATTTAAATTAGTATGTGATTTTAATAACACATTATTAAAagcattatatattaatcaaaatttaatacataaatattttacacatgataaaaatcaaatatataacaacaacaacaataataataataataataataatacatataatataataaaaaatcaaagttcaaatgatatttttataatatcagtTTGTTTTTATCATCCTATAAGAGGAATAAAAATAGCTGAATATGAAATTTTATCAAATCAAACATTAGCAAATTTGACAGatgttttcttttgttttgaTACTTCCAATTATGGATTACCAAAATGTGATggttcattatattttattgatgGTATATTATATCCAGATTTAAGAAGTAAGAATGCTGTAGATTATTCTACtagtattattaatttttataaaatgaaaaaaatgaaaacaaattttattaaatatccatataaaataaatcaagATCAAGCTATTCTTAATCAAATCGAAATACctctatttaaaaaatgttgcTTCTTACATCAAGGAACTTGTGAACATAGAAttgtttttaataatataagacaatataataaattaagagATAAACATTTCTCAAACTATCCACTTAGAACATTCAAAcctaatatatcaaataaatattgtatatcttgtcataaaaatattgcaCAAAAAATTGTATTAGATTCATacttattaaaagaaaaccCATCCTATATGTGTAACCATTGTTTTGATTTATTTCTAatggataaaaataatcaacCCATTGATCCATCAATGAAATATTTTGATTACATAGATGATgtgtaa
- a CDS encoding apicoplast ribosomal protein S10, putative, giving the protein MNVVIYIFSFLTLYNIFCSYVSNAFKIKSASGFTTFREWKKDTRRISKLYNNLEKVNNDLKKKDIIKKWTENYHLRIILSSYFSDHLQKAVFNVKEKLNQYPQFIVAGPIPQKTIRKRFTFLRSPHVDKDSREQFEIKQYSCKLDIFLNSSVPIKNSELKLPRFVGFEYYFEENYKGLSKEEVKKLKKKKYVSKYFTNLYNAEEKKKYVDLLLENSKYMNVKLPRNFFELYKFPLEILKHYYKKTMEKKKWYHENEELMKKIESLSFD; this is encoded by the exons atgaatgtagtcatttatatcttttcctttttgacattatataatattttttgttcttatGTAAGTAAtgcttttaaaataaaatccgCTTCAGGATTTACGACTTTTAGGGAGTGGAAAAAAGATACAAGAAGGatatcaaaattatataacaat ttggaaaaagtaaataatgatttaaaaaagaaagatataataaaaaaatggacTGAGAATTATCATTTGAGAATAATATTAAGTTCCTATTTTTCCGATCATTTACAAAAAGCTGTTTTTAATGTGAAAGAAAAGTTAAATCAATATCCTCAGTTTATAGTAGCAGGTCCAATTCCTCAAAAGACAATAAGAAAgag gTTTACATTTTTGAGATCTCCTCATGTGGATAAAGATAGTAGAGAACAATTCGAAATAAAACAATACAGTTGTAAATtagatatttttttgaactCTTCTGTTCCTATAAAAAATTCTGAAT TGAAATTGCCCAGATTTGTAGGTTTTGAATATTACTTTGAAGAGAATTATAAAGGATTGTCAAAAGAAgaagtaaaaaaattaaagaagaaaaaatatgtcAGTAAATATTTTACCAACTTATATAATgctgaagaaaaaaaaaaatatgtagatTTGTTACTTGAGAAttctaaatatatgaatgtcAAATTACCAAGAAATTTTTtcgaattatataaattcccTTTAGAAATATTAAAGCATTATTACAAAAA aacaatggaaaagaaaaagtGGTACCATGAAAATGAGGAGTTAATGAAGAAAATCGAATCTTTATCTTTTGATTGA